The Ralstonia pickettii DTP0602 genome segment CCGCCACGCGAAATTTGCCGCAGTGCAGCGTGGGATGCCGCACGGCGGTCCGGTGCGGCATGTGGCACGGTGGTGGGCCGGCCACACCCCGGCAACGCTTGCCTGTACGGTTGCGCGTGAGCAAACTGTACGGTAAGGCAGTGCTGTCAGGACTGTATATTTTGTCGGCCAGAGGCCGCCGGTAGAGTGGCCGTCATTGCCGCCGTTTCCTTGCCTGCACCTTTTTACGAGCAAGGCGGCACAAGATCGCCGCTGCGCAACCAGCCAGCGCGCCAACCAGATTTCCCCGAGGAGGACGTATGGACGCCGCCAAGACCGTGATTCCCGATCTCGATGCCCTGTGGATGCCCTTTACCGCCAACCGCCAGTACAAGGCGGCGCCACGCCTGCTGGCGTCGGCCAGCGGCATGTACTACACCACCCACGACGGCCGCCAGATCCTGGACGGATGCGCGGGCCTGTGGTGCGTCGCCGCCGGTCACTGCCGCAAGGAGATCGCAGAGGCCGTGGCGCGCCAGGCCGCCACGCTGGACTATGCACCGCCGTTCCAGATGGGCCACCCGCTGTCGTTCGAGGCTGCCTCCAAGGTCGCCGCGATCATGCCGCAGGGGCTGGACCGCATCTTCTTCACCAACTCGGGCTCCGAGTCGGTCGACACCGCACTGAAGATCGCGCTGGCCTACCACCGCGCGCGCGGCGAAGGCCAGCGCACGCGCTTTATTGGCCGCGAGCGCGGCTACCACGGCGTGGGCTTCGGCGGCATGGCGGTGGGCGGCATCGGCCCCAACCGCAAGGCCTACTCGGCCAATCTGATGCCGGGCACCGACCACCTGCCGGCCACGCTCAACATCGCCGAGGCAGCCTTCTCCAAGGGCCAGCCGCAATGGGGCGCGCACCTGGCCGACGAGCTGGAACGCATCCTGGCGCTGCATGACCCGGCCAACGTCGCCGCCGTGATCGTCGAGCCGCTGGCCGGCTCCGCTGGCGTGCTGGTGCCGCCGGTCGGCTACCTGGAAAAGCTGCGCGAGATCACCAGCAAGCACGGCATCCTGCTGATCTTCGACGAGGTGATCACCGCCTTCGGCCGCCTGGGCGCCGCCACCGCGGCCGAGCGCTTCAACGTGACGCCGGACCTGATCACCATGGCCAAGGCGATCAACAACGCCGCCGTGCCGATGGGCGCCGTGGCCGTGCGCCGCGAAGTCCATGACACTGTGGTCAACGCCGCCGCGCCGGGCACGATCGAACTGATGCATGGCTACACCTACTCCGGCCACCCGCTGGCTGCCGCGGCCACGATCGCGACGCTCGACCTGTACGAGCGCGAGAACCTGTTCGGCCGCGCCGCCGAACTGGCGCCGGTGTTCGAAGCGGCGGTGCACGGCGTGCGTGGCGCGCCGCACGTGAAGGACATCCGCAATTACGGGCTGGTGGCTGGCATCGAGCTGGAGTCGCGTCCGGGCCAGCCCGGCGCGCGCGCCTACGAGGCCTTCCTGAAATGCCTGGAGCGCGGCGTGCTGGTGCGCTACACCGGCGACATCCTGGCGTTCTCGCCGCCGCTGATCATCTCGGAAGCGCAGATCGCCGAGCTGTTCGATACCGTCAAGCTGGCGCTGCAGGACGTCAAGTAAGCGGCCCGGGCCGCCATGCATCCTTGCCGGGCCTGAGGGCCCGGCAGTCTCTCGTTTTCAAGGGCCCGTAGGCGTCGCACGCCTGCGGCCATCGAGGAAAAATCCAGTGAATATCGCAGAAAACCGGCAGCTGGCCGAGATCCACCATTACATCGGCGGCGCCGTGCGCCGCGCCGGCGGGCAGCGCCTGGCCGACGTCTTCAATCCCGCCACCGGCGAGGTCAGCGCTCGCGTCGCGCTCGGCACCACGCAGGATGTGGCCGACGCCGTGGCTGCCGCCAAGGCCGCCTTCCCGGCATGGTCGGAAACCCCGCCGCTGCGCCGCGCGCGCATCCTGTTCAAGTTCAAGGAGTTGCTCGACCAGCACCACGACGACCTGGCCGCGCTGATCACGCGCGAGCACGGCAAGGTGTTCTCGGACGCCAAGGGCGAAGTCACGCGCGGCGTCGAGGTGGTGGAGTTCGCCTGCGGCATCCCCAACCTGCTCAAGACCGACTTCACCGACAACATCGGCGGCGGCATCGACAACTGGAACCTGCGCCAGCCGCTGGGCGTGGTGGCCGGCATCACGCCGTTCAACTTCCCGGTGATGGTGCCGATGTGGATGTTCCCGGTGGCGATCGCCTGCGGCAATACCTTCGTGCTGAAGCCTTCGGAACGCGATCCGTCGCCGAGCCTGCTGATTGCCGATCTGCTGCGCCAGGCCGGCTTGCCCGATGGCGTGTTCAACGTGGTGCAGGGCGACAAGGAAGCGGTCGATGCGCTGCTGGCGCATCCGGATGTGCAGGCGCTGTCGTTCGTCGGTTCGACGCCGATTGCGGAGTACATCTATACGGAAGGCACCAGGCACGGCAAGCGCGTGCAGGCGCTGGGCGGTGCCAAGAACCACCTGGTGGTGATGCCCGATGCGGATCTCGACCAGGCGGTGGATGCGCTGATCGGCGCGGCCTACGGCTCCGCCGGCGAGCGCTGCATGGCGATCTCGGTGGCGGTGGCGGTTGGCGACGTGGCCGACAAGCTCGTGCCGCGACTCGCCGAACGCGCCAGCTCGCTGAAGATCCGCAACGGCATGGAGACGGACGCCGAAATGGGTCCGCTGGTGACCGCTGCGCACAAGGCGAAGGTGGAGGGCTATATCGCCAAGGGCGTGGAAGAGGGCGCGACGCTGGTGACCGATGGCCGCGGCCACAAGGTCGAAGGGCATGAGAACGGCTTCTATGTCGGCGGCACGCTGTTCGACAACGTCAAGCCGGACATGACGATCTACAAGGAAGAGATCTTCGGCCCAGTGCTGTCGGTGGTGCGCGTGCATGACTTTGCCGATGCCGTGGCGCTGATCAATGCGCATGAATACGGCAACGGCGTATCTTGCTACACCAGCGATGGCGGCATCGCCCGCGCCTTTGCGCGGCAGATCCAGGTGGGCATGGTCGGCATCAACGTGCCGATCCCGGTGCCGATGGCCTGGCATTCGTTCGGCGGCTGGAAGCGCTCGCTGTTCGGTGATCACCACGCCTATGGCGAAGAAGGCGTGCGCTTCTACACGCGCTACAAGAGCGTGATGCAGCGCTGGCCGGATTCGATTGCCAAAGGCGCTGAGTTCACGATGCCGGTGGCCAAGTAACCGGCGCGCGGGCATGAGGGTCAACCGGATCGTTGCCAACATTGCCGCCGCCGACCCGGCCGGTGCCCGCGCTTTCTACCAGGACATCCTGGGCCTGGACGTGTTGATGGACCACGGCTGGCTCCAGACCTACGGCAGCACCGCGACCATGACCGTCCAGCTCAGTGTCGCCACGGAAGGTGGCAACGGCACGCCGGTGCCGGACCTGTCGATCGAAGTCGATGACGTCGACGAGGCGCACCGGCGCATGCTGGCCGCCGGCATTGCCATCGAGTACGGTCCCGCCGACGAGCCGTGGGGCGTGCGCCGCTTCTACGTGCGCGATCCGTTCGGCCGGCTGGTCAATATCCTGATGCACACCTGAGCGCAGTCAT includes the following:
- a CDS encoding beta alanine--pyruvate aminotransferase (K00822: E2.6.1.18; beta-alanine--pyruvate transaminase [EC:2.6.1.18]), with product MDAAKTVIPDLDALWMPFTANRQYKAAPRLLASASGMYYTTHDGRQILDGCAGLWCVAAGHCRKEIAEAVARQAATLDYAPPFQMGHPLSFEAASKVAAIMPQGLDRIFFTNSGSESVDTALKIALAYHRARGEGQRTRFIGRERGYHGVGFGGMAVGGIGPNRKAYSANLMPGTDHLPATLNIAEAAFSKGQPQWGAHLADELERILALHDPANVAAVIVEPLAGSAGVLVPPVGYLEKLREITSKHGILLIFDEVITAFGRLGAATAAERFNVTPDLITMAKAINNAAVPMGAVAVRREVHDTVVNAAAPGTIELMHGYTYSGHPLAAAATIATLDLYERENLFGRAAELAPVFEAAVHGVRGAPHVKDIRNYGLVAGIELESRPGQPGARAYEAFLKCLERGVLVRYTGDILAFSPPLIISEAQIAELFDTVKLALQDVK
- a CDS encoding methylmalonate-semialdehyde dehydrogenase (K00140: mmsA, iolA, ALDH6A1; malonate-semialdehyde dehydrogenase (acetylating) / methylmalonate-semialdehyde dehydrogenase [EC:1.2.1.18 1.2.1.27]) translates to MNIAENRQLAEIHHYIGGAVRRAGGQRLADVFNPATGEVSARVALGTTQDVADAVAAAKAAFPAWSETPPLRRARILFKFKELLDQHHDDLAALITREHGKVFSDAKGEVTRGVEVVEFACGIPNLLKTDFTDNIGGGIDNWNLRQPLGVVAGITPFNFPVMVPMWMFPVAIACGNTFVLKPSERDPSPSLLIADLLRQAGLPDGVFNVVQGDKEAVDALLAHPDVQALSFVGSTPIAEYIYTEGTRHGKRVQALGGAKNHLVVMPDADLDQAVDALIGAAYGSAGERCMAISVAVAVGDVADKLVPRLAERASSLKIRNGMETDAEMGPLVTAAHKAKVEGYIAKGVEEGATLVTDGRGHKVEGHENGFYVGGTLFDNVKPDMTIYKEEIFGPVLSVVRVHDFADAVALINAHEYGNGVSCYTSDGGIARAFARQIQVGMVGINVPIPVPMAWHSFGGWKRSLFGDHHAYGEEGVRFYTRYKSVMQRWPDSIAKGAEFTMPVAK
- a CDS encoding glyoxalase (K01759: E4.4.1.5, GLO1, gloA; lactoylglutathione lyase [EC:4.4.1.5]) produces the protein MRVNRIVANIAAADPAGARAFYQDILGLDVLMDHGWLQTYGSTATMTVQLSVATEGGNGTPVPDLSIEVDDVDEAHRRMLAAGIAIEYGPADEPWGVRRFYVRDPFGRLVNILMHT